The following are from one region of the Osmia bicornis bicornis chromosome 8, iOsmBic2.1, whole genome shotgun sequence genome:
- the LOC114880878 gene encoding ubiquitin thioesterase OTU1 has protein sequence MAGFVLRVKTKSGQKVVNGLIPQDKVSELKSKLAELTGIPVDSLHVLGGFPPKAINLNDEANTIEESGIVSGDTLIVEEKPPLYNGKQKSEEIGRSHIIDDESFINTPGVLMKKVVPADNSCLFTSVGYVLNGKVDPSCASFMREIIANAVAADPEEYSEAFLGRPNFEYCKWILKPESWGGAIELSILSKFYGLEIAVIDSINAIINRFGEDQHYAQRVFLIFDGIHYDPLYLEPLDGGSIQTIFPTEDERMLLEAAELAREVKSSRQFTDIQKFTLMCNDCKIKLNGQMEAQQHAKETGHMNFGEVVA, from the exons ATGGCCGGATTTGTGTTGAGAGTTAAAACGAAATCAGGTCAAAAGGTTGTAAACGGACTGATCCCGCAAGATAAGGTATCCGAATTAAAATCGAAGCTCGCAGAGCTAACAGGAATACCCGTCGATTCACTTCACGTTCTTGGTGGGTTTCCACCGAAAGCGATTAATCTCAACGATGAAGCGAACACGATCGAGGAGAGCGGCATTGTTTCGGGTGATACCTTAATCGTAGAAGAAAAACCACCTCTTTACAATGGAAAACAAAAATCGGAAGAGATCGGTCGATCTCATATCATTGATGATGAAAGTTTCATCAACACGCCTGGTGTACTGATGAAAAAAGTTGTACCTGCAGATAACTCTTGCTTGTTTACCAGTGTTGGATATGTGCTCAATG GTAAAGTAGACCCTAGTTGCGCAAGCTTCATGAGAGAAATTATAGCAAACGCTGTGGCAGCTGATCCAGAAGAATATTCTGAAGCTTTCTTAGGTCGacccaactttgaatattgTAAATGGATTTTAAAGCCTGAATCGTGGGGTGGAGCTATAGAGTTGtctattttatcaaaattttatgGATTGGAAATAGCAGTAATCGATAGCATTAATGCTATAATCAATAGATTTGGGGAAGATCAACATTATGCTCAAAGAGTGTTTCTAATATTTGATGGAATTCATTATGATCCTTTATACCTAGAACCACTTGAT ggtggtaGTATTCAAACTATCTTTCCTACAGAAGATGAAAGAATGTTATTGGAGGCAGCAGAACTTGCAAGGGAAGTAAAATCTAGTCGTCAATTTACagatattcaaaaatttacattaatGTGCAATGATTgcaaaatcaaattaaatggCCAAATGGAAGCCCAACAACATGCTAAGGAAACAGGCCATATGAATTTTGGAGAAGTAGTCGCGTAG
- the LOC114880877 gene encoding synaptic vesicle glycoprotein 2B-like: MGLDFLADGGADFEHAITVTGFGKFHYMLLAVCGLIYMDTAIGVTILSFVLPAAQCDLEMDSTSKGWLTASPMLGMVMGSYIWGCLADTKGRKVVLIITLLMDGIVGVISSFVQYFWIFLVFRFFNGFAVTGAMGICFPYLGEFQPTKYRERCLCWMEMFWTVGVIVLPLIAWLIIPMDFIYLSDVFYFKSWNLFVALCALPSIMLGLWLFAFPESPKFLLECGETEAALEVFKWIYSQNTGESPDSYPVKTLQEKSKDKSTRSLKLHKRKDLKVLLKEVRDLTTALCKTPYLRNTLLACGIQFGLTSSYYTLMVWFPELFTRFEEFEHENPGQSTSVCIVSAVPDNATLVDSFGCGTVIAPSVYLHTVYIGLACIPGSIILPIFVHKLGAKFFLIVSLLVSGGVTVAFYYVINATQNLILSCVFEALTSLGISLVYCVIVDMFPTNLRVMAAALSLTMGRLGALVGNLVFGYLIDLACVVPIILFAAFLFICGFMSFLLPKTGKDTLD; encoded by the exons ATGG gGCTCGACTTCTTGGCAGACGGAGGTGCCGATTTCGAGCATGCAATCACCGTAACAG gatttggaaaatttcattacatgCTGCTGGCAGTATGCGGCCTTATTTACATGGACACTGCTATAGGAGTGACGATACTATCATTCGTCTTGCCAGCAGCACAATGCGACTTGGAAATGGATTCTACGTCGAAAGGATGGTTAACAGCATCCCCAATGCTAG GTATGGTGATGGGTTCTTATATATGGGGGTGCCTGGCTGACACGAAGGGGAGAAAAGTCGTGTTAATAATCACATTATTAATGGACGGTATCGTTGGGGTTATTTCCTCTTTCGTCCAATATTTCTGGATCTTCTTGGTCTTCCGATTTTTCAACGGATTCGC CGTTACGGGAGCTATGGGAATTTGTTTTCCGTATTTAGGGGAGTTCCAGCCGACAAAGTATCGCGAAAGATGTCTTTGTTGGATGGAAATGTTCTGGACAGTCGGAGTCATAGTATTACCAC TGATCGCTTGGTTGATCATACCAATGGATTTCATTTACCTCTCGGACGTGTTTTACTTTAAGTCGTGGAATCTCTTCGTGGCGCTGTGCGCTTTGCCCTCGATTATGTTGGGTCTCTGGCTGTTCGCGTTTCCGGAAAGCCCGAAATTCCTTCTGGAATGCGGCGAAACCGAAGCTGCCCTCGAAGTATTCAAATGGATCTACTCGCAGAACACCGGCGAAAGTCCGGACTCATATCcg GTGAAAACTTTGCAAGAGAAAAGTAAGGACAAAAGCACAAGGTCCTTGAAATTGCATAAACGAAAGGATTTGAAGGTTCTACTTAAGGAAGTGAGGGACCTAACAACTGCTCTCTGCAAAACACCGTATCTTCGTAACACACTGTTAGCGTGTGGCATTCAATTTGGTCTTACAAGTAGTTATTACACTTTGATGGTCTGGTTCCCAGAACTATTCACCAG ATTCGAAGAATTCGAGCACGAGAATCCTGGTCAATCCACCTCGGTCTGCATAGTGTCAGCGGTTCCGGATAACGCGACACTTGTCGATTCTTTCGGATGCGGCACAGTGATCGCGCCTTCCGTTTATCTACACACTGTGTACATCGGATTAGCTTGCATTCCTGGATCCATCATTCTGCCGATTTTCGTGCACAAGCTTGGTGCCAAGTTCTTcctaa TTGTGTCGCTGTTGGTTTCCGGGGGGGTAACGGTTGCCTTTTATTACGTGATCAACGCAACTCAGAACCTGATATTATCCTGTGTTTTCGAGGCTCTCACATCTCTTGGTATCTCGCTGGTTTATTGCGTAATCGTCGACATGTTCCCGACGAATCTCAG AGTGATGGCTGCGGCTCTATCTCTTACTATGGGTCGATTAGGTGCACTAGTTGGTAATCTAGTGTTCGGTTATCTAATTGACTTGGCCTGTGTGGTTCCTATCATTTTATTCGCGGCATTTTTATTCA TATGTGGATTTATGTCGTTCCTGTTACCAAAAACAGGGAAGGATACCCTCGATTAA